The following proteins are co-located in the Pirellulales bacterium genome:
- a CDS encoding PQQ-binding-like beta-propeller repeat protein, whose product MMTMFVRLVASRAVSTLWGASAVVLVSAAAVQAGGRLVSYEDATRCGLVRSWYAQAPVDTTRSRVSQWKLQYDRAYAVTTSGLLAAFDAETGETLWTTSIGAAGAAAFGPGANLDYLAVVSASRLYLIDRNDGHVIWQRDLGSAPAAGPALSDEYAYVSLVNGRVEAFSLNDSAAQPWYYQSEGRTFQRPTHSGDVICWPTTTGRLYVCSANKPNVLFRLQTNDEIVAPPAEQSPYLFAASRDGYLYCVHEITGAEKWRFSAGDAIESQPVVIGDTAYVASREPALYAVDVKTGAELWRVRGLDRFAARGKDRVYAGDAFGNFYVIDAKTGRTVNGLTGVDGVHALVNEQTDRVFLADELGLLQCLHEVGAEAVVMHRVPPTPGAAQPVAPAEETEENPFAADDEPLDEDEPMVEEDEAFPADEPADFDEDEGMFDDAGADEPLSENPFE is encoded by the coding sequence GTGATGACGATGTTTGTTCGCTTGGTTGCTTCGCGTGCCGTGTCGACCCTGTGGGGGGCGTCGGCGGTCGTGCTCGTTTCCGCGGCCGCGGTGCAGGCCGGGGGTCGGCTCGTCTCGTACGAGGACGCCACGCGGTGCGGATTGGTGCGGAGTTGGTACGCCCAGGCGCCGGTCGACACGACTCGCAGCCGGGTGTCGCAGTGGAAGCTTCAGTACGATCGCGCCTACGCCGTGACCACGTCGGGTCTGCTCGCGGCGTTCGACGCCGAGACGGGCGAAACGTTGTGGACGACCTCGATCGGCGCCGCGGGGGCGGCGGCGTTCGGTCCCGGGGCGAATTTGGATTATCTGGCCGTCGTCAGCGCCTCGCGACTCTACCTGATCGATCGAAACGACGGGCACGTCATCTGGCAGCGCGATCTGGGGAGCGCTCCCGCCGCCGGGCCCGCGCTCAGCGACGAGTACGCTTACGTTTCGTTAGTGAACGGTCGGGTCGAGGCCTTCTCGCTGAACGACTCCGCGGCGCAACCGTGGTACTATCAGTCCGAGGGGCGCACCTTTCAGCGACCGACCCACTCCGGCGACGTCATCTGTTGGCCGACCACCACCGGCCGGCTGTACGTCTGCAGCGCCAACAAGCCGAACGTGCTGTTCCGATTGCAGACGAACGACGAAATCGTCGCCCCGCCGGCCGAACAGTCTCCCTACTTGTTTGCGGCGTCGCGAGACGGGTACCTGTACTGCGTCCATGAAATCACCGGCGCCGAGAAGTGGCGGTTCTCCGCCGGCGACGCGATCGAAAGCCAGCCGGTCGTCATCGGCGATACGGCGTACGTCGCCTCGCGCGAGCCCGCGCTGTACGCCGTCGACGTGAAGACCGGGGCCGAGTTGTGGCGAGTGCGGGGGCTCGATCGCTTCGCCGCTCGCGGCAAGGACCGCGTTTACGCCGGCGACGCGTTCGGCAACTTCTACGTCATCGACGCCAAGACGGGGCGAACCGTCAACGGACTGACCGGCGTTGACGGCGTCCACGCGCTGGTCAACGAGCAGACCGACCGCGTCTTCTTGGCCGACGAGCTGGGCTTGCTTCAGTGTCTGCACGAGGTCGGTGCAGAGGCGGTCGTCATGCATCGCGTCCCGCCGACCCCTGGCGCCGCCCAGCCCGTCGCGCCGGCTGAAGAGACGGAGGAGAACCCCTTCGCCGCGGACGACGAACCCCTGGACGAGGACGAGCCGATGGTCGAAGAGGACGAGGCCTTCCCGGCCGACGAACCGGCCGACTTCGACGAGGACGAGGGGATGTTCGACGACGCAGGGGCCGACGAGCCGCTCAGCGAGAATCCGTTCGAGTAG
- a CDS encoding YhdH/YhfP family quinone oxidoreductase — protein sequence MNPAEPFPCIMIRRGEGGAARFGVERIRIDDLPPGEVLIQVACSSLNYKDALACQAHPGVVRTLPHVPGIDCAGHVVAVPAESDFLPGEPVLVTGYDLGAPAWGGLAEFVRVPAAWVVSLPGGLTLEEAMTYGTAGFTAAQCVTAIVDRGIGPDRGDVVVTGATGGVGSVAVAILAKLGYRVAAVTGKPEQAEWLHGLGAAELLSREQAADASDRPLLGERWAAAVDTVGGVTLAALVRNMKHRGVVTACGLVGGVDVPLTVYPFILRGVTLAGIDSAKCPREPRLEMWSKLAGPWKVDQLAALRREITLDEVPAEIARMLAGQSHGRVVVRPTSLAT from the coding sequence ATGAACCCCGCCGAGCCGTTCCCTTGCATCATGATCCGTCGCGGCGAGGGCGGGGCGGCTCGATTCGGCGTCGAGCGGATCCGCATCGACGATCTCCCTCCCGGCGAGGTGCTGATCCAGGTCGCCTGCTCGTCGCTCAACTACAAGGATGCGCTCGCGTGTCAGGCCCATCCGGGAGTGGTGCGAACGCTCCCCCATGTGCCGGGGATCGACTGCGCCGGGCATGTCGTCGCGGTTCCCGCCGAAAGCGACTTTCTGCCCGGCGAGCCCGTGCTCGTCACGGGATACGACCTGGGCGCCCCCGCGTGGGGCGGGCTGGCTGAGTTCGTCCGCGTCCCCGCCGCGTGGGTCGTCTCGCTCCCCGGCGGACTCACGCTCGAGGAGGCGATGACCTACGGCACGGCCGGGTTCACCGCCGCGCAGTGCGTCACCGCGATCGTCGACCGGGGCATCGGCCCGGATCGGGGCGACGTGGTCGTCACCGGCGCCACGGGGGGAGTCGGCAGCGTCGCCGTGGCGATTCTTGCGAAGCTCGGTTACCGGGTCGCCGCCGTCACCGGCAAGCCGGAGCAGGCCGAGTGGCTCCACGGGCTGGGGGCCGCCGAACTCCTCTCCCGCGAGCAAGCGGCCGACGCCTCCGATCGCCCGTTGCTCGGCGAGCGCTGGGCCGCGGCGGTCGACACCGTCGGCGGGGTCACGCTCGCCGCGCTCGTGCGGAATATGAAGCACCGCGGAGTCGTCACGGCTTGCGGACTCGTGGGAGGGGTCGACGTGCCGCTGACGGTCTACCCGTTCATCCTCCGCGGCGTGACGCTGGCCGGGATCGACTCGGCGAAATGCCCCCGCGAGCCGCGGCTGGAAATGTGGAGCAAGCTCGCCGGGCCGTGGAAGGTCGACCAATTGGCCGCGCTGCGGCGCGAGATCACGCTCGACGAAGTCCCCGCCGAGATCGCCCGCATGCTCGCCGGCCAATCTCACGGTCGGGTCGTCGTCCGGCCGACGAGCTTGGCCACGTGA